In Salinibaculum sp. SYNS191, the genomic window GACTGCGAACTGTAAGCGACTGGCTATGACTGGGTCGAGCATGACTTGGGATGCTGGGGCGGAGTGCTTGCTGCGCGACTCACCTCGGCCTAGCCGAGGGGGGCGAGTAAACGTTGAGTTGGCCTGTACCAACCCGTCGGAGCGCCTGTCAGCCAGTTGTTAGGGGTGCGGCGCGGCCCGCCGATAGACGGTTCTGGCACCGGCCGCTCTGTCCACCTCTCCCTGGGGTACGTTCTTCAGGCGATTTCCCGTAGTGGTTAGTATGGCAACACGAGTCCTCGTCCCGATGGACTACTCCGACCTGGCCGAGAAGGCGCTACGGACGACCCTCTCGCTCCATCCGGATGCAGACATCACCGTCCTCCACGTCATCGACTTCCGGTCCAGCGACCTCGGCCCCGGCGGCTGGGGGGACGAACCCGACGAGTTCGACCAGTGGCTCGCGAAGGCGCGCGAGCACACCCACGAGTTGCTGGCCGACGCCGAGGCCATCGCCGCGGAGTACGACGTGGACATCGCGACCGACTCTGTCGTCGGCGAAGATGCGAGCAGCATCCTCGAATACGC contains:
- a CDS encoding universal stress protein, which translates into the protein MATRVLVPMDYSDLAEKALRTTLSLHPDADITVLHVIDFRSSDLGPGGWGDEPDEFDQWLAKAREHTHELLADAEAIAAEYDVDIATDSVVGEDASSILEYAEDNDVDLIILGSHGRSLPARILMGGVSETVVRRAPAPVMVVR